The Caldisericota bacterium genome contains the following window.
GTAGCCTGGAAAGCAAAATAATTTTAATTTTGAAGGAAAGAGTGAAAATTTCACTCTTTCCTTTTTATTTTAGAGGAGGAAACTATGGCAATAGTACAAGAATTTGAGTATTTTAAACCAGAAAGAATTGAAGACATTATTAAACTTCTTAGCGAATATAAAGGCAAGGCTCGCCTTCTTGCAGGCGGTACGGATCTGGTTGTTAGAATTAAGGATGAACTTGAATCTCCTGCAGCGGTTATTGACATTAAAGGCATTGAAGAATTAAAAAAACTTGAATTCAGAGAAGGTAAGCTCCATATTGGAGCACTTGTAACCTTTACTGACCTGATTGATTCAGATATTGTAAAGGAACAATTTCCTTTGCTCTGGGAATCCTCAAAGACAGTTGCTTCTGTCGGAGTACGTAACAGGGCAACTTTAGCAGGGAATATTTGTTCAGGAGTGCCATCACTTGATAGTGGCCCTGCCCTTCTTATATACGAAGCAGATATTATCGTGCGAGGCGCAGAGGGAGAAAGGGTTATCCCGGCACTTAACTGGTTCCTTGGGCCAAGAAGAACTGCTCTCAAAGAGGAAGAATTCGTTCGTGAAATTGTTTTTTCTCTTCCTGCGAAAAAACACGGAGGAAGCTATATAAAACTTGGTAGATACAAAGGAGAAGACCTTGCTCAGGTTGGTTTAGGCATACTTGCATTAGAAGGGAACGAATATCGTTTAGCATTCTGTGCGGTTGGACCGGTACCAAGTAGAGCAAAGAAAATAGAAGCATTTTTGAATGGGAAACCACTAACGGATTCATTAATTGAAGAGGCGAAAAAATTGGTATCCGAAGAAATTTCTCCAATCACAGATGTGCGAGCTACAAAGGAGTATAGAGTGCATGTGGCAAAAATTATGCTTGAAAGAGGAATTAAGGCCGCTGTTGAAAGAATTAATGGCAATGGTCCAGCTTATGGAGAAAGATTAATTTAGGAGGAAGAGATGAAAAAAATTTCGTTTATTTTAAATGGTGAGAAAAGAAGTACTTATGTAGAACCAAATAATTTACTTGTTGATGTCTTAAGAGAAAAACTTGGAATGCATAGCATAAAATATGCATGTGGAAGAGGAGATTGTGGTGCCTGTACGGTTCTATTGAATGGTAAAGGCGTTAGGTCTTGTATAATACTTGCAATTGAGGCTGATGGTCAAGAAATTTTAACAGTTGAAGGATTATCAAAGGACAAACTTACTTCCCTTCAAGAGTCTTTTATTGACCACGGTTCATTTCAGTGTGGATTTTGTGCCCCGGGAATGATAATGTCGGCGACAGAGCTTTTGGAAAAAAACCCAAACCCAACAGAGGAAGAAGTAAAAGAAGGGCTATCAGGGAATCTATGTAGATGTACTGGCTATACTCCTATAATCAAGGCAGTACTTGATGTAGAAAAAAGAGATGTTGATAAAAAATAAAAGGAGAGGAGAAATGGAAGAATTTAAATTTATTGGGAAATCAGTAAAAAGATTAGATGAAAAGGAAAAAGTAACTGGAGCTGCAAAATATGTTGATGATATTGACTTTGGACCAAATCTTCTTTATGCTGAAATAATTGAAAGCCCTCATTCGCATGCACTGATAAAGAGTATTGATACAAGTAAAGCAGAAAAAATGGAAGGCGTTGTGAAAGTTGTTACAGGAAAAGACTTTCCTTACAAGTTTGGCCTATACATGAAAGATCGATACATATTTGCTCAGGATAGGGTGAGATTTGTTGGAGAGCAGGTTGCAGCAGTTATTGCAAGAGATCCAAGGACTGCACAAAAAGCTGCAAAATTAGTTAAGGTCGAATACGAACCTCTTCAACCAGTTTTTGATCCGATTGAAGCATTGAAGGAAGATGCTGTTATTATTCATCCAGACCTTGGAAATTACCCTCATGTGCCATGGTTTTTTCCAAAAGGCGGCACAAATATTACCCATCGTTTAAAACTTAGGAAAGGAAATGCCGATAAAGGATTTAAAGATGCAGATTTTATTCTTAAAGATACTTACAGAGTTCCAAGATATGCTCATTGTTGCCTTGAGACACATATAGCAGTTGGGCTTCTTGATTATTCAGGGAGGTTAACTATTTGGGCAAGTACTCAATCCCCTTATACGCAGAGAAACCTTTTTGCTGATGCACTTGCTCCTCTTGGTTTTTCACACAAGGATATTAGAGTAATAGCTCCGTATGTTGGTGGTGGCTTTGGTGGGAAAGCTGGGGTAACAATGGAGATTGTCGCTGCTGCTCTGGCAACGACCGTAAAAGGGCACCCTGTTAAGGTTATGTGGAGAAGAGACCAGGAGTTTTATAATACGTATATGAGGCAACAGGTTGTTACAAATATAAAAGTTGGAGTAAAGAAGGATGGAACAATAACTGCATTTGAGATGGCAAACTACTGGGATGCTGGCCCGTATGCTGAGTACGGGGCAAATGTTGTGAATGCATCAGGTTTGTCAGCAACAGGCCCTTATAGAATACCAAATGTGACAATTGATTCATACTGTATTTATACGAATCTTCCTGCAGCAGGTCCTTACAGAGGTTTTGGATATTCGGAGATGTCATTTTCGGTTGAGTCGCATATGACAAGAATTGCAAATGCTATAGGTATGGATCAAGCAGAGTTCAGAAGAAAAAATGGAATAAAGGAGGGAGATTCTGTTGCTTATGGTGCCCCAATGAATCCTAATGGACTTCTTGAAGCAATTGATAAAGTTGCTGATGAAATTGAATGGGGTAAAAAAGAAGAATCAAAAGATCCAAACAAAGCAATTGGGAAAGGTCTATCTATTTTTTGGAAAGCACCTGCAATGCCACCAAACGTTACAACTTCTGCTTTTATAAAATTCAATGAAGATGGAAGTTTGAATATTCTTGTTTCTGGTATGGAATTAGGACAGGGATATCTTACGGTTATGGCTCAAGTTGCTGCAGAGATTCTTACCGTTCCAATTGAAAAGATAAGAGTTGAGCTTCCAGATACGGATAGAAATCCCTATCATTGGCAAACCGTTGCATCCCACGTAACATGGGCTAGTGGTAATGCAGTTAAGAGGGCTTCACTTGAAATGAGGGATAAGATGTTTGAGGTTGTACATGCAGCATATCATTATGATAAAGATTCTCTTTATCTTGAAGATGAAAAGGTTAAATGCAAATTGCATTCTAGTTTTGAATTGCCACTTAGGGACTTCGTAATAAACGGGATTGAGACTAAAGACGGAACGTATAGAGGCGGGGCAATAGTTGGAAGTGGCTCATTTATGCCAGAATACACATCTGCAAAGCAGAACCCCGAGACAAGCCAGGGTGGTCATCCAAATGTTCATTACACCGTTGGTGCTGGAGCAGTAAAAATTGAAGTAGATAAACAGACTGGCAAAATAAGGGTTCTTAAGGCTGTTGAGGCAGTTGATGCCGGAAAAGCAATTAATCCACGGAATGTTGAGCATCAAATCATTGGAGGTCTTTTGCAAGGATTAGCAACTGTATTGTATGAGGATATGAGATTTGATGAAAATGGTAAAATACTCAATCCAAATTTTACGGATTATAAAATCCCTACATTTTTAGATATTCCTGATGAAATTGTACCGATAATTGTTGAGGTACCTCAGCCAGATGGGCCATTTGGTGCACGAGGTATTGCCGAACATACAATGATTCCAGCAGCACCTATCATTGCAAATGCGGTTGAAGATGCGATTGGTATTAGAGTAAAGACAATGCCAGTAACTGCAGAAAAGATTGCCATGGCAGTTGCTGATAACAAAAAAGAGGTAGATGATTTCTTGATGATAATGAAAAAATAGTTAGTGAACCAAGAGTTAAAAGGGGAGGCATTGGCCTCCCCTTTTTTTTATTAATTAAAATGTCTATGAGCAACTGAAATAGAAACAAATTTTAAAGCAGAAGTTTTAATTTAACCATATGTTGCTTTACTGTTATTTTTTTGTAGAAGGAAGAGATGGAATTTGTTGAAAAGACGATAGAAAGCTATCTGGAAAAGTTAAAATAAATATTTCGAAAAAGCAGATAAATATGGTTTTTAAGCTGTTGTCTTTCAGGCGATTTTAATCTGATTTAATTGATTTATTTAAAGAAATTATAGAAAGCTGATAAATAATAAAGGCCCCGAGAACGGGGTCTTTATTATTAAAGTGGCTAAATTTCTAATTTTTCTGAAAGAATTAGTTTTTCATTTTTTTCAATTAATTCTTTCGAGGATTCTTTAAAGGAACCATGTGCAATTTGTCCAAGATAATTGTCTTTTATTTCTTCTTCCCAAAGTTTTTTTGTAAGGTAGAAAATTTTTGCTCCTCCAAGTTCATGTTGATTATCAGGCCATGGGTATGATGGAAGTGCCATACGAAGTCCAGCTAAAACCCATCCATTATAACTTTCAAATGTTGCCCAGAACTCTTGTTGATTACAAATTTCAAATGCATACCATGCTTTTGAATAGAATAGGATTCCACCGGCACCAACTTTTCTTTCAAAGGCCATTGTATGAAGGCTGATGTTTACATCTTCATTCAGGAGTCTTCCGTTGGCAATTCCAACTAAATGTCCATTTTCTAACCCAAGGAAAAAATATTCATCTTTCATTCTTTTTCTCTTTATTGCAAGTAATTCTGCATAAACTCTTGCTCCAACAATAT
Protein-coding sequences here:
- a CDS encoding xanthine dehydrogenase family protein subunit M, producing the protein MAIVQEFEYFKPERIEDIIKLLSEYKGKARLLAGGTDLVVRIKDELESPAAVIDIKGIEELKKLEFREGKLHIGALVTFTDLIDSDIVKEQFPLLWESSKTVASVGVRNRATLAGNICSGVPSLDSGPALLIYEADIIVRGAEGERVIPALNWFLGPRRTALKEEEFVREIVFSLPAKKHGGSYIKLGRYKGEDLAQVGLGILALEGNEYRLAFCAVGPVPSRAKKIEAFLNGKPLTDSLIEEAKKLVSEEISPITDVRATKEYRVHVAKIMLERGIKAAVERINGNGPAYGERLI
- a CDS encoding (2Fe-2S)-binding protein; this translates as MKKISFILNGEKRSTYVEPNNLLVDVLREKLGMHSIKYACGRGDCGACTVLLNGKGVRSCIILAIEADGQEILTVEGLSKDKLTSLQESFIDHGSFQCGFCAPGMIMSATELLEKNPNPTEEEVKEGLSGNLCRCTGYTPIIKAVLDVEKRDVDKK
- a CDS encoding molybdopterin cofactor-binding domain-containing protein, which codes for MEEFKFIGKSVKRLDEKEKVTGAAKYVDDIDFGPNLLYAEIIESPHSHALIKSIDTSKAEKMEGVVKVVTGKDFPYKFGLYMKDRYIFAQDRVRFVGEQVAAVIARDPRTAQKAAKLVKVEYEPLQPVFDPIEALKEDAVIIHPDLGNYPHVPWFFPKGGTNITHRLKLRKGNADKGFKDADFILKDTYRVPRYAHCCLETHIAVGLLDYSGRLTIWASTQSPYTQRNLFADALAPLGFSHKDIRVIAPYVGGGFGGKAGVTMEIVAAALATTVKGHPVKVMWRRDQEFYNTYMRQQVVTNIKVGVKKDGTITAFEMANYWDAGPYAEYGANVVNASGLSATGPYRIPNVTIDSYCIYTNLPAAGPYRGFGYSEMSFSVESHMTRIANAIGMDQAEFRRKNGIKEGDSVAYGAPMNPNGLLEAIDKVADEIEWGKKEESKDPNKAIGKGLSIFWKAPAMPPNVTTSAFIKFNEDGSLNILVSGMELGQGYLTVMAQVAAEILTVPIEKIRVELPDTDRNPYHWQTVASHVTWASGNAVKRASLEMRDKMFEVVHAAYHYDKDSLYLEDEKVKCKLHSSFELPLRDFVINGIETKDGTYRGGAIVGSGSFMPEYTSAKQNPETSQGGHPNVHYTVGAGAVKIEVDKQTGKIRVLKAVEAVDAGKAINPRNVEHQIIGGLLQGLATVLYEDMRFDENGKILNPNFTDYKIPTFLDIPDEIVPIIVEVPQPDGPFGARGIAEHTMIPAAPIIANAVEDAIGIRVKTMPVTAEKIAMAVADNKKEVDDFLMIMKK
- a CDS encoding N-acetyltransferase, with the protein product MKKEIPTKLRKSEYTFKATWLEGLLQASDGAPPMKPMYSEITSRDGNKHDVLIRSIKKEEIDPMLNFLKLTLDAEYDYYDIVGARVYAELLAIKRKRMKDEYFFLGLENGHLVGIANGRLLNEDVNISLHTMAFERKVGAGGILFYSKAWYAFEICNQQEFWATFESYNGWVLAGLRMALPSYPWPDNQHELGGAKIFYLTKKLWEEEIKDNYLGQIAHGSFKESSKELIEKNEKLILSEKLEI